One segment of Clostridium ljungdahlii DSM 13528 DNA contains the following:
- a CDS encoding BMP family ABC transporter substrate-binding protein has product MKKIRKGSLILLCAILVLSTLIVGCQDQKKTTSDNKKIKVAFVYEGPIGDTGWNYAQDQGRKYLAANMPNAEVTYVDNVPETADSEKVFTQLAQKGNKVIFGTTYGYMDYMVNVAKKFPNVIFMHCTGYKTSNNLGTYAGRDYEGRYLSGILAGKNTKSNIIGFVAPFSIPEIVRNIDAFTLGAQSVNPNVKVKVVYTNSWSDPATEKTATNSLIDAGADVLAMHLDSTTVMQAAQERGVYGIGFSSDMRSKAPKAVLGGSIWNWGPYYVKTVKAVANGTWKSGQYWGGIKDDSIVDIGPFGPMVTNDVKTLISKQRQNIIDNKLNVFEGPIYDQAGNLKVAKGQKLTDEQMLSINWFVKGVEGTISK; this is encoded by the coding sequence ATGAAGAAAATAAGAAAGGGAAGTTTAATTTTATTATGTGCTATTCTTGTACTATCTACCTTGATTGTAGGATGTCAGGACCAGAAAAAAACAACTTCTGACAATAAAAAAATCAAAGTAGCTTTTGTTTATGAGGGGCCTATAGGAGATACGGGATGGAATTATGCCCAGGATCAAGGACGAAAGTATTTAGCTGCTAATATGCCAAATGCAGAAGTAACATATGTGGACAATGTCCCTGAAACAGCAGACTCGGAGAAAGTATTCACACAGCTTGCTCAAAAAGGCAATAAGGTTATATTTGGAACAACTTATGGGTACATGGATTATATGGTTAATGTAGCAAAAAAATTTCCAAATGTAATTTTCATGCATTGTACTGGATACAAAACGTCAAACAATCTAGGAACATATGCTGGACGTGATTATGAAGGAAGATATCTTTCAGGTATTTTGGCAGGTAAGAATACAAAGAGTAATATAATTGGATTTGTGGCTCCGTTTTCAATACCTGAAATTGTAAGAAATATTGATGCCTTTACTTTGGGAGCACAATCAGTAAATCCAAATGTAAAAGTTAAAGTAGTTTATACTAATTCATGGAGTGATCCTGCTACTGAAAAAACTGCAACTAATAGTTTAATAGATGCGGGGGCTGATGTACTTGCAATGCATCTTGATTCTACTACTGTAATGCAGGCTGCCCAGGAAAGAGGGGTATATGGAATTGGTTTTAGTTCTGATATGAGGTCAAAAGCTCCAAAGGCAGTGCTTGGAGGATCAATATGGAATTGGGGACCTTATTATGTCAAGACTGTTAAAGCTGTAGCTAATGGTACCTGGAAATCTGGACAATACTGGGGTGGAATTAAAGATGATTCAATAGTTGATATAGGTCCTTTTGGTCCAATGGTAACAAATGATGTAAAAACACTTATTTCAAAACAGAGGCAGAACATTATAGATAATAAGTTAAATGTATTTGAAGGGCCAATATATGATCAAGCTGGTAACTTAAAGGTTGCTAAAGGACAAAAACTTACGGATGAACAAATGCTTTCTATTAATTGGTTTGTAAAAGGCGTTGAAGGAACAATCTCTAAATAG
- the fsa gene encoding fructose-6-phosphate aldolase, with product MKLFIDTANVEEIRKANEMGVICGVTTNPSLIAKEGRDFKEVVKEITTIVDGPISAEVISLESEGMVKEAKELAKIHKNIIIKIPMTVEGLKAVKILSKENIKTNVTLIFSPAQALLAARAGATYVSPFLGRLDDIGMNGIELVEQISDIFKIHDIKTEIIAASIRNPLHVINAAKAGSDIATVPYKILIQMTKHPLTDIGIQRFLDDWKTVPNK from the coding sequence ATGAAATTATTTATAGATACCGCTAATGTAGAAGAAATAAGAAAAGCTAATGAAATGGGAGTAATTTGTGGAGTTACTACTAATCCTTCTTTAATCGCAAAAGAAGGCAGAGATTTTAAGGAAGTAGTAAAAGAAATAACTACTATTGTAGACGGGCCAATAAGCGCTGAAGTAATAAGCTTAGAATCTGAAGGAATGGTAAAAGAAGCCAAAGAACTTGCAAAAATACATAAAAATATAATAATAAAAATTCCTATGACTGTAGAAGGATTAAAAGCTGTAAAAATTCTTTCAAAAGAAAATATAAAAACCAATGTAACATTAATATTTTCTCCAGCACAAGCACTTTTAGCTGCAAGAGCTGGTGCAACTTATGTAAGTCCTTTCTTAGGAAGACTAGATGATATTGGAATGAACGGAATTGAATTAGTTGAACAAATATCTGATATTTTTAAAATTCATGACATAAAAACAGAAATTATAGCAGCCAGCATTAGAAATCCTCTTCACGTTATAAATGCTGCTAAAGCAGGATCAGACATTGCCACTGTTCCATATAAAATATTAATACAAATGACTAAACACCCACTAACAGATATAGGAATACAGAGATTTTTAGATGACTGGAAAACAGTACCTAATAAATAA
- a CDS encoding C-GCAxxG-C-C family (seleno)protein, whose amino-acid sequence MNDASQFHKEGFNCAESIIKAFNRDNNLNIPVSIASPFGLGMAVQSTCGAVTGALMAMGSVKGRNEASVQNKSRKIAKEIMNKVTEKYGTFECSKLKQKGISCDEIIDYTYEILKDYAK is encoded by the coding sequence ATGAATGATGCGTCACAATTTCATAAAGAGGGATTTAATTGTGCAGAATCTATAATTAAAGCTTTTAACAGAGACAACAATTTAAATATTCCTGTCTCAATTGCAAGTCCATTTGGTCTTGGTATGGCCGTACAAAGTACTTGCGGTGCTGTTACTGGAGCACTTATGGCTATGGGCTCCGTAAAAGGAAGAAACGAGGCTTCTGTACAAAATAAATCTAGAAAAATTGCAAAAGAAATAATGAACAAAGTAACAGAAAAGTATGGCACTTTTGAATGCTCTAAATTAAAACAAAAAGGTATATCTTGTGATGAGATAATAGATTATACTTATGAGATTCTTAAAGATTATGCAAAATAA
- a CDS encoding choline kinase family protein — MCGGLFMKMEELVQKKLCLAFNDDSIMFDKSRFAGGLTNYNYIMNINGKQYVVRQPGAMTNLMIDRKIESFNDKIAAELGLNSECIYFDEDSGIKISVYIENSKNIAQVDPCSPITLRSVSDLMKKTHSSKKCFSNSFNWRMELNKYEHIIQKLNGDFFFDYATLKKQLLDFMEKNIKKTISVPCHNDTVPENFIVDSNGKTYLIDWEYSGMNDPSWDVASYILESKLTEEAIQYLLVDYYGQLPTPEEIVKIKSYMVAQDLLWMVWAMIRHYSGDDFLDYCCFRYERFQRNVKAITSSPSYSIADMVKNC; from the coding sequence ATGTGTGGTGGATTATTTATGAAAATGGAAGAATTAGTACAAAAAAAACTGTGTCTTGCTTTTAACGATGACAGTATAATGTTTGATAAATCTCGTTTTGCAGGTGGACTTACCAATTATAACTATATTATGAATATCAATGGAAAACAGTATGTTGTCCGACAACCGGGTGCCATGACCAATCTGATGATTGATCGTAAAATTGAAAGTTTTAATGATAAAATAGCAGCAGAGCTTGGTTTGAATTCTGAGTGTATTTATTTTGATGAGGATAGTGGAATAAAAATTAGCGTATATATTGAAAACAGCAAAAATATTGCTCAAGTTGATCCATGTTCTCCTATAACTCTTAGATCTGTTTCTGATCTCATGAAAAAAACTCACTCTAGCAAAAAGTGTTTTTCTAATTCATTTAATTGGCGGATGGAGTTAAATAAATATGAACATATAATTCAAAAGCTTAATGGTGATTTTTTCTTTGACTACGCTACATTAAAAAAACAATTGCTTGATTTTATGGAAAAGAATATTAAAAAAACAATTTCTGTTCCGTGCCATAATGACACGGTTCCTGAAAATTTTATTGTTGATAGTAATGGAAAGACCTACCTTATAGATTGGGAATATTCCGGAATGAATGATCCAAGCTGGGACGTAGCTTCATATATTCTTGAATCTAAATTAACCGAGGAAGCAATTCAATATCTTCTTGTTGACTACTATGGACAACTTCCGACACCTGAAGAAATAGTAAAGATAAAAAGTTATATGGTAGCACAAGATTTACTTTGGATGGTATGGGCTATGATTAGACATTACAGTGGAGATGATTTTCTTGATTATTGCTGTTTTAGATATGAACGATTTCAAAGAAATGTGAAGGCAATCACAAGCTCGCCAAGTTACTCCATTGCTGATATGGTAAAGAATTGTTAG
- a CDS encoding 1-propanol dehydrogenase PduQ encodes MEDKFENFNLKSKIYFNRESIQLLEQVTGSRAFIVADAIMGKLGYLQKVIDYLSKAGISSVVFTGVHPDPDVNVIADAMKLYKKSDADVLVALGGGSSIDTAKGIMYFACNLGKAMGQEMKKPLFIAIPSTSGTGSEVTNFTVITSQKEKVCIIDDFIAPDVAILDSSCIDGLPQRIVADTGIDVLVHSIEAYVSKKATDFTDALAEKAVKLIFENLPKIYNDSKDSEARDHVQNASCIAGIAFTNAGLGINHSLAHAMGGSFHIPHGRSNALLLNAVMEYNASLVGNASEHAMEKYAKLASILHLPARTTREGAVSFIEAVDKLIKSLGVEDNIRSLGIKEDEFQSALNHMAETAMQDRCTPTNPRKPSKEELIHIYQKCY; translated from the coding sequence ATGGAAGACAAGTTTGAAAATTTTAATTTGAAATCCAAGATTTATTTTAATAGGGAATCTATTCAACTTTTAGAGCAAGTCACTGGTTCTCGAGCATTTATTGTTGCAGATGCTATTATGGGAAAACTTGGATATCTTCAAAAAGTAATAGATTACCTAAGCAAAGCTGGAATAAGTTCCGTTGTTTTTACGGGGGTACACCCTGATCCAGACGTCAATGTAATTGCAGATGCAATGAAATTGTACAAAAAAAGCGACGCAGATGTTCTCGTAGCACTAGGTGGAGGATCCAGTATTGATACCGCTAAGGGAATAATGTATTTTGCATGTAATTTAGGAAAAGCAATGGGCCAAGAAATGAAAAAACCTCTATTTATTGCAATTCCATCAACAAGTGGTACAGGCTCTGAAGTAACAAACTTTACTGTTATTACTTCTCAGAAAGAAAAGGTATGCATTATAGATGATTTTATTGCACCAGATGTTGCAATACTTGACTCAAGTTGTATTGATGGTCTGCCTCAGCGTATTGTAGCAGATACTGGTATAGATGTTCTAGTTCATTCTATTGAAGCCTATGTTTCCAAAAAAGCAACTGACTTTACAGACGCTCTTGCTGAAAAAGCAGTTAAATTAATTTTTGAGAATCTTCCAAAAATTTATAACGATAGTAAGGATTCCGAAGCTCGAGATCATGTTCAAAACGCTTCCTGTATAGCAGGAATAGCATTTACAAATGCTGGTCTTGGAATTAATCACAGCTTGGCTCATGCTATGGGTGGATCTTTCCACATTCCTCACGGCCGATCCAATGCACTTCTACTTAATGCAGTAATGGAATACAACGCTAGCTTGGTTGGAAATGCAAGCGAACATGCTATGGAAAAATACGCAAAACTAGCATCAATTCTACACCTTCCAGCTCGAACAACTCGCGAAGGCGCTGTAAGTTTTATTGAAGCTGTAGATAAATTAATAAAATCCCTAGGTGTTGAAGATAATATTCGATCTCTTGGGATTAAAGAAGATGAGTTTCAAAGTGCTCTAAATCATATGGCAGAAACAGCAATGCAAGATAGATGCACTCCAACTAATCCTAGAAAACCTTCTAAAGAAGAACTTATACATATTTATCAAAAATGTTATTAA
- a CDS encoding histidine kinase: MNKTDNPLKKFITSKLYSRYSGILSLSDVPLFLVDTNGDILLEFIPSPDFCTHVCQERESHVCPDYQCRLQSGKEGRFVCRYGLENMIFPIIVDNKTVGYMAGIQVYLKDNEYKKYMIDVQSHKDTKTEELEFIAKSIFSLKSVESNKIKVYERLCCEIAKNISLDLSESTKLSHQDVKRLSIEKEILEKKIIDLESKNMSLVVNPHFLFNTLNCIARVAYFEHSHETEELIYCLSDLLRYNLKQGNQLHTIGAEINNIEKYLYIQKVRFKTRLEYDINISEDLKSYRILNMIIQPIVENSVIHGITPRRDGGKISIYAEKYKDEIVISIMDNGNGFPKDVLLDIQQCKNKSGLGFQSTDKRLKRYYGEQYGLKILKSDYSGSTVTITIPAEPIVR, from the coding sequence ATGAATAAAACTGATAATCCACTTAAAAAATTTATAACCTCAAAGTTATATAGCCGCTATAGTGGTATTTTATCCCTATCAGATGTACCTTTATTTTTGGTAGATACAAATGGGGATATTTTACTTGAATTTATTCCCTCCCCAGATTTTTGTACTCATGTATGTCAGGAAAGAGAGTCTCATGTATGTCCTGACTATCAATGTCGATTACAATCTGGCAAGGAAGGTAGATTTGTATGCCGATATGGTCTTGAAAATATGATTTTTCCGATCATAGTAGACAATAAAACTGTAGGTTATATGGCTGGTATACAAGTATATTTGAAAGATAACGAATACAAAAAGTATATGATTGATGTCCAATCTCACAAAGATACTAAGACTGAGGAGCTAGAGTTTATCGCTAAATCGATTTTCTCACTAAAATCCGTAGAATCAAATAAAATTAAAGTATACGAGCGATTATGTTGCGAAATTGCTAAAAATATTTCTCTTGATTTATCAGAAAGCACTAAGCTGTCCCATCAGGATGTGAAAAGGTTGTCAATTGAAAAGGAAATACTGGAAAAGAAGATCATTGATCTAGAATCAAAAAATATGTCTCTAGTCGTTAATCCTCATTTTTTGTTTAACACTTTAAATTGTATTGCCCGTGTGGCTTATTTTGAACATTCTCACGAAACAGAAGAGCTTATTTATTGCCTTTCTGATTTGCTGCGGTATAATTTAAAGCAGGGTAACCAGCTTCACACCATTGGTGCTGAAATTAACAATATTGAGAAGTATTTATATATTCAAAAAGTAAGATTTAAAACTCGTCTGGAATATGATATCAACATTTCGGAAGATCTTAAGTCTTATAGAATTCTCAATATGATTATCCAACCTATTGTTGAAAACTCTGTAATTCATGGAATAACCCCAAGGCGAGATGGAGGCAAAATAAGTATCTATGCAGAAAAATATAAAGATGAAATTGTTATTTCCATTATGGATAATGGAAATGGTTTCCCAAAGGATGTTTTGCTTGACATACAACAATGTAAAAATAAATCTGGCCTAGGTTTTCAAAGTACAGACAAACGTTTAAAACGATATTACGGAGAACAATATGGATTGAAAATTTTAAAATCTGATTACAGTGGAAGCACCGTTACCATCACAATTCCTGCAGAACCTATTGTGAGGTGA
- a CDS encoding response regulator transcription factor → MSIVLIVEDEILEQEFLKSIVLEELFPEDVLLTCESGVQAIKLAKQYKPNIIMMDVMIPELDGLSTIEEIRKFLPNVLITILSAHSDFSYAQKAISLRVFEYLLKPVKPNIIKQVFRKMLDSAADCNIVLDKSSEEKNPESKESQQYFIEKSIKYIKEHFREKITLQIVASTVFLNPKYFSRVFKKELGVSFSKYVINLRIQYACRLLKTTNYRAYRISSEYGFSDPSYFNRVFCAEMNMTPQAYRKHALMSMEDD, encoded by the coding sequence ATGAGTATAGTATTGATTGTAGAAGATGAAATACTTGAACAAGAATTTCTCAAATCAATTGTACTTGAAGAACTTTTTCCAGAAGATGTATTACTGACCTGTGAAAGTGGAGTTCAGGCTATTAAACTAGCCAAACAATACAAGCCAAATATTATCATGATGGATGTAATGATTCCCGAATTGGACGGTCTTAGTACTATTGAAGAAATCAGAAAATTTCTCCCCAACGTGCTTATTACAATTTTATCTGCTCACTCGGACTTTTCCTATGCACAGAAAGCAATTAGTCTCCGGGTTTTTGAATACCTATTAAAACCTGTAAAGCCTAACATTATCAAACAAGTTTTTCGGAAGATGTTAGACTCCGCAGCTGATTGTAATATAGTACTAGATAAGAGCTCTGAAGAAAAGAACCCCGAATCCAAAGAATCTCAGCAATACTTTATTGAAAAGTCTATAAAATATATTAAAGAGCATTTTAGGGAAAAAATAACTTTACAAATAGTTGCCTCTACAGTATTTTTGAATCCAAAATATTTTAGTCGTGTCTTTAAAAAGGAACTAGGTGTCTCATTTTCAAAGTATGTAATTAATCTGAGAATTCAATATGCCTGCAGATTATTAAAAACAACTAATTATCGTGCTTATCGAATTTCATCAGAATATGGCTTTTCAGATCCATCTTATTTTAACAGGGTATTTTGTGCGGAGATGAATATGACTCCTCAAGCCTATAGAAAACATGCGCTTATGTCAATGGAAGATGACTAA
- the eutM gene encoding ethanolamine utilization microcompartment protein EutM produces MKYDALGMIETKGLVGSIEAADAMVKAANVYLIGKEHVGGGLVTVMVRGDVGAVKAATDAGAAAAQRVGELVSVHVIPRPHVEVETILPKTNLKEDEK; encoded by the coding sequence ATGAAATATGATGCATTAGGAATGATTGAAACAAAAGGTTTAGTAGGTTCAATTGAAGCTGCAGATGCAATGGTAAAGGCAGCTAATGTTTATCTAATAGGAAAAGAACATGTTGGTGGCGGTCTTGTAACAGTAATGGTAAGAGGAGATGTAGGAGCTGTAAAGGCAGCTACTGATGCTGGTGCTGCAGCAGCACAACGTGTTGGAGAATTAGTTTCTGTTCATGTTATTCCTCGTCCACACGTTGAAGTTGAAACTATCCTTCCTAAAACTAATTTAAAGGAAGATGAAAAGTAG
- the eutM gene encoding ethanolamine utilization microcompartment protein EutM, protein MKSDALGMIETKGLVGSIEAADAMVKAANVNLIGKEHVGGGLVTVMVRGDVGAVKAATDAGAAAAQRVGELVSVHVIPRPHVEVETILPKTGLKED, encoded by the coding sequence ATGAAATCTGATGCATTAGGAATGATTGAAACAAAGGGGTTAGTAGGTTCTATAGAGGCTGCAGATGCAATGGTTAAGGCAGCTAACGTTAACTTAATAGGTAAAGAACATGTTGGCGGCGGTCTTGTAACAGTAATGGTAAGAGGAGATGTAGGAGCAGTAAAGGCAGCTACTGATGCTGGTGCTGCAGCAGCACAACGTGTTGGAGAATTAGTTTCTGTTCATGTTATTCCTCGTCCACACGTTGAAGTTGAAACTATCCTTCCTAAAACTGGTTTAAAGGAAGACTAA
- a CDS encoding phosphate propanoyltransferase, whose protein sequence is MDKYEAVIKLLLEAVQGSQSSTETKQDTNEIPVGVSNRHIHLSQADFNILFGEGYQVTKIKDLAQPGQYACKETVTVCGPKGAIEKIRILGPLRSKTQVEILRGDSFKLGVAPEVRMSGDLHGTPGIAIIGPKGSVQIKEGVIVAQRHIHMTPADAQHFGVHDGQTVSIKVDGPRGGIYNNVAIRANDTSALECHIDTEEANAMCVGNSSKITIVK, encoded by the coding sequence ATGGACAAGTACGAAGCTGTTATAAAGCTTTTATTGGAAGCTGTTCAAGGTAGTCAGTCTTCTACAGAGACAAAGCAAGATACAAATGAAATCCCGGTTGGAGTTTCAAACCGTCACATTCATCTTTCACAAGCAGATTTTAACATATTATTTGGAGAAGGATACCAGGTAACAAAGATAAAGGATTTAGCACAACCAGGACAGTATGCTTGTAAAGAAACAGTAACAGTATGTGGACCAAAGGGAGCTATTGAGAAGATTAGAATTCTTGGACCATTACGTAGTAAGACACAGGTAGAAATCCTAAGAGGAGATTCTTTCAAATTGGGAGTAGCTCCAGAAGTAAGGATGTCCGGTGATTTACACGGAACACCTGGAATTGCCATAATAGGACCAAAGGGATCTGTTCAAATAAAGGAAGGTGTGATTGTTGCACAAAGACATATTCACATGACTCCTGCAGATGCACAACATTTTGGGGTGCATGATGGACAGACAGTAAGCATTAAAGTTGATGGACCACGTGGTGGAATTTATAATAATGTTGCAATTAGAGCAAATGATACTTCAGCTTTAGAATGCCATATTGACACAGAGGAAGCAAATGCAATGTGTGTTGGCAACTCATCAAAAATTACAATAGTAAAATAG
- a CDS encoding acetaldehyde dehydrogenase (acetylating): MENFDKDLRSIQEARDLARLGKIAADQIADYTEEQIDKILCNMVRVAEENAVCLGKMAAEETGFGKAEDKAYKNHMAATTVYNYIKDMKTIGVIKEDKSEGVIEFAEPVGLLMGIVPSTNPTSTVIYKSIIAIKSRNAIVFSPHPAALKCSTKAIELMRDAAVAAGAPANVIGGIVTPSIQATNELMKAKEVAMIIATGGPGMVKAAYSSGTPAIGVGAGNSPSYIERTADVHQSVKDIIASKSFDYGTICASEQSVIAEECNHDEIVAEFKKQGGYFMTAEETAKVCSVLFKPGTHSMSAKFVGRAPQVIAEAAGFTVPEGTKVLIGEQGGVGNGYPLSYEKLTTVLAFYTVKDWHEACELSIRLLQNGLGHTMNIHTNDRDLVMKFAKKPASRILVNTGGSQGGTGASTGLAPAFTLGCGTWGGSSVSENVTPLHLINIKRVAYGLKDCTTLAADDTTFNHPELCGSKNDLGFCATSPAEFAAKSNCDSTAADTTDNDKLARLVSELVAAMKGAN; this comes from the coding sequence TTGGAAAATTTTGATAAAGACTTACGTTCTATACAAGAAGCAAGAGATCTTGCACGTTTAGGAAAAATTGCAGCAGACCAAATTGCTGATTATACTGAAGAACAAATTGATAAAATCCTATGTAATATGGTTAGGGTAGCAGAAGAAAATGCAGTTTGCCTTGGTAAAATGGCTGCAGAAGAAACTGGTTTTGGAAAAGCTGAAGATAAGGCTTATAAGAACCATATGGCTGCTACTACAGTATATAATTACATCAAGGATATGAAGACTATTGGTGTTATAAAAGAAGATAAAAGTGAAGGTGTAATTGAATTTGCAGAACCAGTTGGTTTATTAATGGGTATTGTACCATCTACAAATCCAACATCTACTGTTATTTATAAATCAATCATTGCAATTAAATCAAGAAATGCAATTGTATTCTCACCACACCCAGCTGCATTAAAATGTTCAACAAAAGCAATAGAACTTATGCGTGATGCAGCAGTAGCAGCAGGAGCTCCTGCAAATGTAATTGGTGGTATTGTTACACCATCTATACAAGCTACAAATGAACTTATGAAAGCTAAAGAAGTTGCTATGATAATTGCAACTGGAGGCCCTGGAATGGTAAAGGCTGCATATAGTTCAGGAACACCTGCAATAGGCGTTGGTGCTGGTAACTCTCCATCCTATATTGAAAGAACTGCTGATGTTCATCAATCAGTTAAAGATATAATAGCTAGTAAGAGTTTTGACTATGGTACTATTTGTGCATCCGAGCAGTCTGTAATTGCAGAAGAATGCAACCATGATGAAATAGTAGCTGAATTTAAGAAACAAGGCGGATATTTCATGACAGCTGAAGAAACTGCAAAAGTTTGCAGCGTACTTTTTAAACCTGGTACACACAGCATGAGTGCTAAGTTTGTAGGAAGAGCTCCTCAGGTTATAGCAGAAGCTGCAGGTTTCACAGTTCCAGAAGGAACAAAAGTATTAATAGGAGAACAAGGCGGAGTTGGTAATGGTTACCCTCTATCTTATGAGAAACTTACAACAGTACTTGCTTTCTATACAGTTAAAGATTGGCATGAAGCATGTGAGCTTAGTATAAGATTACTTCAAAATGGTCTTGGACATACAATGAACATTCATACAAATGATAGAGACTTAGTAATGAAGTTTGCTAAAAAACCAGCATCCCGTATCTTAGTTAATACTGGTGGAAGCCAGGGAGGTACTGGTGCAAGCACAGGATTAGCACCTGCATTTACATTAGGTTGTGGTACATGGGGAGGAAGCTCTGTTTCTGAAAATGTTACTCCATTACATTTAATCAATATAAAGAGAGTAGCATATGGTCTTAAAGATTGTACTACATTAGCTGCAGACGATACAACTTTCAATCATCCTGAACTTTGCGGAAGCAAAAATGACTTAGGATTCTGTGCTACAAGCCCTGCAGAATTTGCAGCAAAGAGCAATTGTGATAGCACTGCTGCAGATACTACTGATAATGATAAACTTGCTAGACTCGTAAGTGAATTAGTAGCTGCAATGAAGGGAGCTAACTAA
- a CDS encoding BMC domain-containing protein — protein sequence MQALGLIETIGLIAAIESADAMLKAADVNLLEKTYVGGGLVSIAVTGDVGAVKAAVDAGGAAVRNINDTLLVSQHVIPRPHEELDNIIVSAVPLKDRNIPTVAPAKNQPEDETTVEVIEEDTVEVPVKIEDSIVEDSIEENSTVEDPAVEDSKEENSTVENSENEELLPEKITDPLKMDLTKLNRKAVDKMVLDYGLEKAIEILSKFKVIELRNLARKYKNFGIKGRSISKADKKLLLIEFKKYYGHN from the coding sequence ATGCAGGCACTTGGGTTAATCGAAACAATAGGACTTATTGCAGCTATTGAGAGCGCAGATGCTATGCTCAAGGCAGCAGATGTGAATCTCTTAGAAAAGACATATGTAGGAGGGGGACTTGTTTCGATTGCTGTAACTGGTGATGTGGGTGCTGTGAAGGCAGCTGTAGACGCTGGTGGAGCGGCAGTTAGAAACATAAATGACACATTGCTTGTTTCACAACATGTGATTCCCCGTCCACATGAGGAATTAGATAATATAATTGTATCAGCAGTACCACTGAAAGATAGAAATATTCCAACTGTCGCTCCAGCGAAAAACCAACCAGAAGATGAAACAACAGTTGAAGTAATTGAAGAAGATACTGTAGAGGTTCCTGTTAAAATAGAAGATTCAATAGTAGAGGACTCAATAGAAGAGAATTCAACAGTGGAAGATCCAGCAGTGGAAGACTCTAAAGAAGAGAATTCAACAGTAGAAAATTCAGAGAATGAGGAGCTTTTGCCAGAAAAAATAACTGATCCTTTGAAAATGGATTTAACTAAACTAAATAGGAAAGCCGTAGATAAGATGGTACTTGACTATGGTTTAGAAAAAGCTATTGAGATTTTGAGTAAGTTTAAGGTAATAGAGCTTCGAAATCTCGCTCGTAAATATAAGAACTTTGGTATCAAAGGAAGATCCATTTCTAAAGCAGACAAGAAGTTACTGCTTATAGAGTTCAAAAAATATTATGGGCATAATTAG